A section of the candidate division KSB1 bacterium genome encodes:
- a CDS encoding carbohydrate ABC transporter permease: MRARRDLLFWCGAVIVLAVTLFPFLWGLRTSFVGQFEYRLLPRTWTLEHYRMLLGRPAFLLYLRNSLVVSVGAIAITLITSLLGGYALARFRFRGQSLGVVLMVLPLLPPVAVLVPLSAYFNKLGLYNTLWAVIIANVVFNLPFTVWMLRNFIAATPVETEEAAMLDGCSRLGVLFRVAVPMAAPGMVAVAVFVFINSWNNYLYSFALTSSQHLRVLPQGILSFLGSWGTYWGGLTAAGMVALLPPITLFFLFQKWFVAGVVGQQLK, translated from the coding sequence ATGAGAGCGCGGCGCGACCTTCTGTTTTGGTGTGGCGCAGTCATCGTGCTGGCGGTGACGCTTTTCCCCTTCTTGTGGGGACTGCGCACCTCCTTTGTGGGGCAGTTCGAGTACCGTCTCCTGCCGCGCACCTGGACGCTCGAGCATTACCGGATGTTGCTCGGCCGCCCGGCTTTCCTGCTCTACTTGCGCAATAGCCTGGTGGTCTCGGTGGGAGCGATTGCCATCACTTTGATTACCTCGCTCCTGGGCGGTTATGCCCTGGCCCGCTTCCGCTTTCGGGGACAGAGCCTTGGGGTAGTGCTCATGGTGCTACCCTTGCTGCCGCCCGTGGCAGTGTTGGTGCCGCTCAGTGCCTATTTCAACAAACTTGGACTGTACAACACCCTTTGGGCGGTCATCATTGCCAATGTGGTCTTTAACCTGCCGTTCACGGTGTGGATGCTGCGCAACTTCATCGCGGCGACTCCGGTGGAGACGGAGGAGGCGGCGATGCTTGACGGCTGCTCGCGCTTAGGAGTGCTCTTCCGCGTGGCCGTTCCCATGGCCGCGCCCGGCATGGTGGCTGTGGCCGTGTTCGTGTTTATCAACTCGTGGAACAACTACCTGTACTCGTTCGCCTTGACTTCGTCGCAACACCTGCGCGTGTTGCCGCAGGGGATTCTTTCGTTTCTCGGCAGTTGGGGAACCTACTGGGGAGGACTGACCGCAGCGGGGATGGTGGCGTTGCTGCCGCCCATCACGCTCTTTTTCCTTTTCCAGAAGTGGTTCGTGGCCGGCGTTGTCGGCCAACAGTTGAAGTAA
- a CDS encoding sugar ABC transporter permease yields MPDTPVSDKSRPGRREPRRREWLPYALLAPSVLLLLFFMISPVFSGAVLSLFKTALNGTTSFVGGANYRLLLSETRCRTNLTLSLLYVLGNLSLSLPFSYAAALLITKPFRAARALRGIYLLPWIVAPVVSALLFRSLVDPTFGPLSWVVEKVTGQQHVILTEPTLAMGTIILHSFWRSFPFMMLFLAAGIASIPPEVYEAARVDGGSRWTQFRYLTLPLTKVHLGVVLVVITMWTLQDAETVYAMTEGGPGYSTEVAAVRLFKMSFINFDLNGGATIGIVLVIVGVLFMLAYLRLTGGLREPQ; encoded by the coding sequence ATGCCCGATACGCCGGTGAGTGACAAGTCGCGCCCAGGGCGTCGGGAGCCGCGGCGGAGGGAGTGGCTACCGTATGCCCTCCTGGCGCCGAGCGTGCTCCTGCTTCTGTTTTTCATGATCTCCCCCGTCTTTTCTGGGGCAGTCTTGAGCCTATTCAAGACGGCGCTCAATGGGACGACGAGCTTTGTCGGCGGCGCGAACTATCGGCTGCTCCTGAGCGAGACGCGTTGTCGCACCAACCTCACCCTTTCCTTGCTCTACGTGCTTGGGAACCTCTCGTTGTCGCTTCCCTTTTCTTATGCGGCGGCGCTCTTGATTACCAAACCGTTCAGAGCAGCGCGCGCCCTGCGCGGCATCTACCTCTTGCCCTGGATTGTGGCGCCGGTGGTGAGCGCCCTGCTCTTCCGCTCCTTGGTGGATCCCACCTTTGGGCCACTCAGTTGGGTGGTCGAGAAGGTCACCGGCCAGCAGCACGTGATTCTCACGGAGCCAACCTTAGCCATGGGGACCATCATCCTGCACAGCTTCTGGCGCTCGTTCCCGTTCATGATGCTCTTTCTGGCCGCCGGCATCGCCAGTATCCCGCCGGAGGTGTACGAGGCGGCAAGAGTGGACGGCGGCAGCAGGTGGACGCAATTCCGCTACTTGACTCTGCCGCTGACCAAGGTGCATCTCGGCGTGGTGCTCGTGGTGATCACCATGTGGACCCTCCAGGACGCAGAGACCGTCTACGCCATGACCGAGGGTGGGCCGGGCTACAGCACGGAGGTGGCGGCGGTCCGTCTTTTCAAGATGTCCTTCATCAACTTCGACCTGAACGGCGGGGCGACCATCGGGATTGTTTTGGTCATCGTCGGGGTCCTGTTCATGCTCGCCTATCTGCGTTTGACCGGAGGACTGCGGGAGCCACAATGA
- a CDS encoding extracellular solute-binding protein — MRRLNAILLCIALGLSCHKSSPQRVVKLAHIYDPVGGGSAKANWEWLSKAIADFERDHPGVKVEHEQMKWDQIDSKCMADFRARIPHDVVWSSPQLLAKHAAVGDLLDLSPYLHWSAEEIADFAWNPVWNVGERDGKRSAVSLGAHTRVVAYRRDLFQQAGLDPDRPPENLDELVEYARRLTRDTDGDGRIDQWGLGMYVGPSRATIEIYFAPLVWHFGGTLWDEQTKKAVFADSAGVRAAQFLFDLVHRYKVTPTFVTSGTYDDVILKGFFDGKFAMAWGWGSYWIQVLEEKGWIVGTFPPTAEVKTPVAGVFETPTRTRAMFTNAWTVSLHALCKEPALGVALIETLLRPETLLSFPDAGLPTRLSAWQRPEFQTPFYQVWFRAAVHGESMPYTAYYDELANTVAAALQEVLVKKAPVQQTLQRFQNEYNARYAGE; from the coding sequence ATGCGACGCCTGAACGCCATACTCTTGTGCATCGCGCTTGGGCTCAGTTGCCACAAGTCGTCGCCACAGAGAGTCGTAAAACTTGCCCACATCTACGACCCGGTAGGGGGAGGTTCGGCCAAGGCCAACTGGGAGTGGCTCAGCAAAGCCATCGCCGACTTTGAGCGGGACCATCCGGGGGTGAAGGTCGAACACGAGCAGATGAAGTGGGATCAGATCGACAGCAAGTGCATGGCCGACTTTCGCGCAAGGATCCCCCACGACGTGGTGTGGAGCTCGCCCCAGCTTCTGGCCAAACACGCGGCAGTGGGCGACCTGCTTGACCTTTCTCCCTACTTGCACTGGTCAGCGGAGGAGATCGCCGACTTTGCCTGGAATCCGGTGTGGAATGTGGGTGAGCGGGATGGCAAGCGCAGTGCGGTGTCGCTGGGTGCGCACACGCGCGTGGTGGCCTACCGCCGTGACCTGTTCCAGCAGGCGGGGCTGGACCCCGACAGGCCGCCGGAGAACTTGGACGAATTGGTTGAGTACGCGCGCCGCCTGACCAGGGATACCGATGGGGACGGCAGGATCGACCAATGGGGTTTGGGCATGTACGTGGGTCCGTCCAGGGCCACCATCGAAATCTATTTCGCCCCCCTGGTCTGGCATTTCGGCGGCACCCTTTGGGATGAGCAGACCAAGAAGGCCGTCTTTGCCGATAGCGCCGGCGTGCGTGCAGCCCAGTTCTTGTTCGACTTGGTGCACCGCTACAAGGTCACCCCGACTTTTGTCACCAGCGGCACGTACGACGACGTCATTCTCAAAGGCTTCTTTGACGGCAAGTTTGCCATGGCCTGGGGATGGGGCAGCTACTGGATTCAAGTCTTGGAGGAGAAGGGGTGGATTGTCGGCACCTTTCCACCAACGGCTGAGGTAAAGACGCCGGTCGCTGGCGTGTTTGAGACACCCACGCGCACCAGGGCCATGTTTACCAACGCGTGGACTGTGTCCCTGCACGCGCTGTGCAAGGAACCCGCGTTGGGTGTGGCTTTGATCGAAACGTTGCTCCGACCAGAAACCTTGCTCTCGTTCCCCGATGCGGGCCTGCCCACGCGCCTCTCGGCCTGGCAGCGACCGGAGTTCCAGACGCCGTTCTACCAGGTGTGGTTCCGCGCGGCGGTGCATGGGGAATCGATGCCGTACACGGCCTACTACGACGAGCTGGCGAACACCGTTGCTGCTGCGTTGCAAGAGGTTTTGGTGAAGAAGGCCCCAGTGCAACAGACGCTACAGCGTTTCCAGAATGAGTACAATGCCCGATACGCCGGTGAGTGA
- a CDS encoding NAD-dependent malic enzyme yields the protein MLKYVKQRDPFTGEEYIEVPFKGHRLVEHPMYNKGTAFTQEEREALDLVGLFPELVATLELQCTRAYESFCAKPNNLEKYIYLISLQDRNETLFYRLLLDHLEEMLPIVYTPTVGEACLVFSHIFRRPRGLYVSANNVHKIDKVLANVPFSNVSLIVVTDGERILGLGDQGAGGMGIPIGKSSLYVAAAGLHPAFCLPVLIDVGTNNEDALRDPLYIGLKQRRLTGDKYDHVIEQFVMGVRRTFPNALLQWEDFGKHNAFRLLERYRERICSFDDDIQGTGAVTVAALLAAMRIKGERLRDQRFVILGQGQAGIGIARQIHTGLMEEGLSDAEAKALIFGLDKDGLLVEGMQVSEEQRPWLKPRAAIADWQLSDPNHIGLLDTVRNAKATVLIGVTGQGGAFDEAVLRQMAENSPLPVIMPLSNPTSKSECTPQVAFEVTGGRCLCATGSPFPPLQVDGKRRVVSQCNNLYVFPGMGLGALVSGTPKVTDQMFMAASRALADMLTPEELANGQTLPRISDIRRVSALVALAVAKVARDSGLGMRLDDEGLLRVITNAMWEPKYLPYRYVRPEPVVY from the coding sequence ATGCTCAAGTATGTGAAACAGCGAGACCCCTTCACCGGAGAGGAGTACATCGAGGTACCGTTCAAGGGGCACCGCCTCGTGGAGCACCCCATGTACAACAAAGGCACGGCCTTTACCCAGGAGGAGCGTGAGGCGCTCGATCTGGTAGGGCTCTTCCCGGAGTTAGTTGCAACCTTGGAACTGCAGTGCACCAGGGCGTACGAGAGCTTTTGTGCCAAACCGAACAACCTCGAGAAGTACATCTACCTCATTTCTCTGCAGGATCGCAACGAGACCTTGTTCTACCGCCTGCTCCTGGACCACTTGGAGGAGATGCTCCCCATCGTCTACACTCCCACCGTGGGCGAAGCCTGCCTGGTGTTCAGCCACATCTTTCGCCGGCCACGGGGACTGTACGTGTCGGCGAACAACGTGCACAAGATCGACAAGGTGCTGGCCAATGTCCCTTTCTCGAACGTGTCGCTCATCGTCGTCACCGACGGCGAGCGCATCCTGGGCCTTGGTGACCAGGGCGCAGGAGGGATGGGTATCCCCATCGGCAAGAGTAGCTTGTACGTGGCAGCCGCAGGCCTGCACCCCGCCTTCTGCTTGCCGGTGCTCATCGACGTGGGCACTAACAACGAAGATGCACTGCGCGATCCGCTGTACATTGGCCTCAAGCAACGCCGCTTGACCGGCGACAAGTACGACCATGTGATCGAGCAATTCGTGATGGGGGTGCGCCGCACCTTTCCCAACGCGTTGCTGCAGTGGGAGGACTTTGGCAAGCACAACGCCTTCCGGCTCCTCGAACGCTACCGCGAGCGGATCTGCTCCTTCGATGACGACATCCAGGGCACGGGCGCGGTGACGGTGGCAGCCCTGCTGGCGGCCATGCGGATCAAGGGCGAAAGGCTGCGCGACCAGCGGTTCGTCATCCTCGGCCAGGGGCAGGCGGGGATCGGCATTGCTCGCCAGATTCACACCGGCCTGATGGAGGAGGGGCTGAGCGATGCCGAGGCCAAGGCCCTGATCTTCGGCCTGGACAAGGACGGCCTGCTGGTGGAAGGAATGCAGGTATCAGAAGAACAACGCCCCTGGCTGAAGCCTCGGGCGGCCATTGCCGATTGGCAATTGAGCGACCCCAACCACATCGGCCTGTTGGACACGGTGCGCAACGCGAAGGCAACGGTGCTGATCGGCGTCACCGGCCAGGGCGGCGCATTCGACGAGGCTGTGCTGCGGCAGATGGCGGAAAACTCTCCGCTGCCGGTGATTATGCCCCTTTCTAATCCCACATCAAAGTCGGAATGTACCCCTCAGGTTGCCTTCGAAGTGACCGGCGGTAGATGCCTGTGCGCCACTGGAAGCCCCTTCCCGCCGCTTCAAGTGGATGGGAAGAGGCGCGTGGTTTCCCAGTGCAACAATCTGTATGTGTTCCCAGGGATGGGACTGGGGGCCCTGGTCTCTGGGACGCCGAAGGTGACGGACCAGATGTTCATGGCCGCCTCGCGCGCCTTGGCCGACATGCTCACCCCGGAAGAGCTGGCCAACGGACAAACCCTGCCCCGGATTTCCGACATCAGGCGGGTATCTGCCTTAGTGGCCCTGGCGGTGGCTAAGGTGGCGCGTGACTCCGGGCTAGGCATGCGCCTGGACGACGAAGGGCTGCTGCGGGTCATCACCAACGCCATGTGGGAGCCGAAGTATTTGCCTTACCGCTACGTGCGGCCTGAGCCCGTGGTCTACTGA
- a CDS encoding phosphomannomutase/phosphoglucomutase, translating into MINPAIFREYDIRGVVEKDFDDATVEAVGRAIGTAMRRKGVARASVGRDVRLSSPHLQEVLVAGLAATGLEVVDIGMVPTPVQYFSILHLELGGGVMVTGSHNPIEYNGFKISLHDPKLGLVSMYGADIAALARLIADEDFEKGKGRVVSEDVLPAYIATLKEKLHFARRLKVVVDAGNGTAGPLAPQLWQDLGMEVIPLYCEPDGRFPNHLPDPTVPKYVVDLQKTVVAHKADLGIGYDGDADRIGAIDDKGQIVFADRLLALFSKQVLAKNPGAPIVFDVKCSQALVEFITRYGGKPEMWKTGHSLLKARMKELHAPLAGEMSGHMFFADDYFGYDDALYASGRLLQIVAEEGRPLSEVAAEIPHFFATPEIRVACADEAKFRVVGQLVQRFKASYQVIDIDGARVFFGDGWGLVRASNTQPVLVLRFEARSQQRLEQIIELFKKELRAYRQVEFRDEDFAF; encoded by the coding sequence ATGATCAATCCGGCCATCTTTCGCGAGTACGACATCCGTGGTGTGGTGGAGAAGGACTTTGACGATGCGACGGTGGAAGCGGTTGGCAGGGCCATTGGCACGGCCATGCGGCGAAAGGGGGTGGCACGGGCCTCGGTGGGAAGGGACGTGCGCCTCAGCTCCCCTCACCTGCAGGAGGTGTTAGTTGCGGGCCTGGCCGCGACAGGCTTGGAGGTGGTCGACATCGGCATGGTGCCCACACCCGTGCAATACTTCAGCATCCTGCACCTGGAGCTGGGCGGTGGCGTCATGGTCACCGGGAGCCACAACCCCATCGAGTACAACGGCTTCAAAATTTCCTTGCACGACCCCAAGCTGGGTCTGGTCTCCATGTACGGCGCCGACATTGCGGCCTTGGCTAGGCTCATCGCCGACGAGGATTTCGAGAAAGGAAAGGGAAGAGTTGTCTCCGAAGATGTGCTGCCCGCCTACATCGCCACGCTCAAGGAGAAGCTCCACTTCGCGCGGCGGCTGAAGGTAGTGGTGGACGCCGGCAACGGTACCGCTGGGCCCCTCGCCCCTCAGCTGTGGCAAGATCTGGGCATGGAGGTTATCCCCCTGTACTGCGAGCCGGATGGACGCTTTCCCAATCACCTGCCTGACCCCACGGTGCCGAAGTACGTGGTGGACCTGCAGAAGACGGTGGTGGCCCACAAGGCCGATCTGGGAATTGGCTATGACGGCGACGCTGACCGCATCGGCGCCATTGACGACAAGGGCCAAATAGTCTTCGCCGACCGGCTCCTGGCGCTCTTCAGCAAACAGGTGTTGGCCAAGAACCCTGGCGCACCCATCGTGTTCGACGTCAAGTGCTCCCAGGCCCTAGTGGAGTTTATCACGCGCTACGGTGGCAAACCGGAGATGTGGAAGACTGGCCACTCGCTGCTCAAGGCCCGTATGAAAGAGTTGCACGCGCCCTTGGCAGGCGAGATGTCTGGCCACATGTTCTTTGCCGACGACTACTTCGGCTACGATGACGCACTCTATGCCTCCGGGCGCTTGCTGCAGATTGTGGCGGAAGAGGGGCGACCGCTGTCAGAGGTTGCTGCGGAGATTCCTCATTTCTTCGCCACGCCGGAGATCCGCGTCGCCTGCGCCGACGAGGCCAAGTTCCGGGTGGTCGGGCAGTTGGTGCAGCGCTTCAAGGCCAGCTACCAGGTGATCGACATTGACGGGGCACGCGTGTTTTTCGGCGACGGCTGGGGGCTGGTGCGCGCCTCCAACACACAGCCCGTTCTGGTGTTGCGCTTCGAGGCGCGGAGCCAGCAGCGCCTCGAGCAGATCATCGAGCTGTTCAAGAAGGAGTTGCGCGCATACCGACAAGTGGAGTTTCGCGACGAGGATTTTGCGTTCTGA
- the prmC gene encoding peptide chain release factor N(5)-glutamine methyltransferase yields MSLSSSCALPTEPRSSRPSSRSGSDGTSVAALLRQARDLLRRAGLDSPEGDAERLLLHVLRCQRADLYATPERCLDRRQRQQFARVLARRLAREPLQHILGEVDFMGLTLSVSPAVLVPRPETETLVERAVEFCRQTFPAGSLLRCLDVGTGCGNIAAALATFLPDSEVVAVDCSRAALAVAQANLRRLRLGQRVRLVHADLRQPDFIRKAGRAFSLVIANLPYVPTASLQALAPEVKDHEPLLALDGGPDGLDLYRRLIPLLAHLLSAGGAFFAEIGEGQGREMMRLLAQAGLVDIALLPDLAGKERVVIARKGREEAQ; encoded by the coding sequence ATGAGCTTATCGAGCAGCTGCGCATTGCCGACCGAACCGAGAAGCTCAAGGCCGAGTTCCCGGTCGGGAAGTGACGGGACCAGCGTTGCTGCCCTCCTCCGCCAGGCGCGCGACTTGCTCCGCAGAGCCGGCCTGGACAGCCCGGAGGGTGACGCCGAGCGCCTGTTGCTGCACGTGCTCCGTTGCCAGAGAGCCGACCTTTATGCCACACCTGAGCGCTGCCTGGATCGGCGACAGCGCCAACAGTTTGCCCGTGTGCTGGCGCGGCGACTGGCGCGCGAGCCGCTGCAGCACATCCTCGGCGAAGTGGACTTTATGGGGCTGACTTTGTCTGTCTCGCCGGCAGTGCTTGTTCCCAGGCCGGAGACCGAGACGCTGGTGGAGAGAGCGGTGGAGTTCTGCCGCCAGACCTTCCCAGCAGGCAGTCTGCTGCGTTGCTTAGACGTTGGCACGGGGTGTGGGAATATCGCCGCGGCCCTGGCTACCTTCCTGCCGGACAGCGAGGTTGTGGCAGTCGACTGCAGCAGGGCAGCGCTGGCGGTGGCGCAGGCCAACCTCCGCCGGTTGCGCCTCGGCCAGCGAGTGCGCCTTGTTCACGCCGATCTCCGCCAGCCTGATTTTATCCGGAAAGCGGGACGTGCCTTTTCCCTGGTAATTGCCAATTTGCCCTACGTGCCTACGGCCTCCCTTCAGGCCTTGGCTCCGGAGGTCAAGGACCATGAGCCGCTCCTGGCCTTGGACGGCGGCCCAGACGGCCTCGACCTCTACCGCCGCCTCATTCCTCTTTTGGCGCACCTCCTGAGCGCGGGCGGGGCCTTCTTTGCCGAGATCGGCGAGGGCCAGGGACGAGAGATGATGAGACTGCTGGCACAGGCAGGCCTGGTGGACATCGCCCTCTTGCCGGACCTGGCGGGAAAGGAACGAGTGGTCATTGCACGAAAAGGAAGAGAGGAAGCCCAATGA
- the prfA gene encoding peptide chain release factor 1 produces the protein MLDRLRRLEERYQKVMELLADPATLNDRERYRQLAKEERYLGPLVKKAAKYRAVFQRLEEDRRVLAESEDEELRAVAKSELDELSELAERLEEQIKMLLIPPDEQDSRNAIVEIRAGTGGEEAGLFVGDLYRMYSRYIEDKGWKKEVLSSHPQGIGGFKEIIFLVTGPDAYGTLKYESGVHRVQRVPVTEASGRIHTSAASVAVLPEAEEIDIQIDANDLRIDVFRSSGPGGQSVNTTDSAVRVTHLPTGLVVTCQDEKSQHKNKAKALKVLRARLYGCKLEEEREKIAASRRSMVGSGDRSAKIRTFNFPQNRVTDHRIGLTLYRLNEILQGDLDELIEQLRIADRTEKLKAEFPVGK, from the coding sequence ATGCTCGATAGATTGCGGCGATTGGAAGAACGATATCAAAAGGTCATGGAGCTGCTGGCCGACCCGGCAACGCTCAACGACCGGGAGCGGTACCGGCAGTTGGCCAAGGAGGAGCGCTACCTTGGCCCGCTTGTGAAAAAGGCTGCTAAGTATCGTGCGGTGTTCCAGCGGCTGGAAGAAGACCGCCGCGTGCTTGCCGAGAGCGAAGATGAGGAGCTCCGTGCCGTGGCCAAGTCGGAGCTGGACGAGCTCAGCGAACTGGCGGAGCGCCTGGAGGAGCAAATCAAGATGCTGCTCATTCCTCCAGACGAGCAGGATTCGCGCAACGCCATCGTGGAGATCCGCGCCGGCACTGGCGGCGAAGAGGCCGGCCTCTTCGTAGGCGACCTGTACCGCATGTATAGCCGCTACATCGAAGACAAGGGGTGGAAGAAGGAGGTGCTGAGCTCGCACCCGCAGGGCATCGGTGGGTTCAAAGAGATAATCTTCCTGGTCACAGGGCCCGACGCCTATGGTACCCTCAAGTACGAGTCGGGCGTGCACCGCGTGCAGCGCGTGCCGGTGACCGAGGCCAGCGGTCGCATCCATACCTCGGCTGCGTCGGTTGCTGTGCTGCCGGAGGCGGAGGAGATCGACATCCAGATCGATGCCAATGACCTGCGCATCGATGTGTTTCGCTCCTCCGGACCCGGCGGGCAGAGCGTCAACACCACCGACTCGGCGGTGCGCGTCACCCACTTGCCCACGGGTTTGGTGGTCACCTGCCAGGACGAAAAGTCCCAGCACAAGAACAAGGCCAAGGCTTTGAAAGTGCTCCGCGCTCGCCTGTACGGGTGCAAGCTGGAGGAGGAGCGGGAGAAGATCGCCGCTAGCAGGCGTTCCATGGTGGGCTCCGGTGACCGCAGCGCTAAGATCCGCACGTTCAACTTTCCCCAGAACCGCGTCACCGACCACCGCATCGGCCTCACTTTGTACCGGCTGAACGAGATCCTGCAGGGCGACCTGGATGAGCTTATCGAGCAGCTGCGCATTGCCGACCGAACCGAGAAGCTCAAGGCCGAGTTCCCGGTCGGGAAGTGA
- a CDS encoding DUF1385 domain-containing protein yields the protein MNSEQTQVPSVGGQAVIEGVMMRAPGAVAVAVRRPDGSIVYRLRPFRSLTERSKLWGAALLRGGVVLVESLLLGVEALTFSSRVAMGEDGQAEFGKQTLWNRLLTVLTFGVAVAIGLGLFFYLPLLVAHLTGVRSGLLFNLIDGVVRLGLFVAYLLAISQWKEIRRVFEYHGAEHMSIHAYQQGGELSVEEASRHGQAHARCGTSFLLVVVMVSVLVFVMLPRPRSPLDPLVVVRLLLVPLIAGLSYELLRLGAKWPRNFLLRPLVAVGMWLQGLTTRVPDRGQLEVALVALRSALGQDVSAVATAYADGGEEPARSAA from the coding sequence ATGAACTCTGAGCAGACGCAAGTCCCCTCCGTGGGGGGTCAGGCAGTCATCGAGGGGGTGATGATGCGGGCACCGGGTGCTGTGGCCGTGGCGGTGCGCCGCCCGGATGGCAGCATCGTCTATCGTCTGCGCCCCTTCCGCTCGTTGACCGAACGGAGTAAACTCTGGGGCGCTGCCCTGCTGCGCGGGGGAGTGGTGCTGGTGGAGTCGCTGCTGCTCGGGGTGGAAGCGCTTACCTTCTCCAGCCGCGTGGCAATGGGCGAGGATGGTCAGGCGGAGTTCGGGAAGCAAACCCTTTGGAATCGTTTGCTCACGGTGCTTACCTTCGGAGTGGCGGTAGCTATCGGCTTGGGGCTGTTCTTCTACCTGCCCCTGCTCGTTGCCCACTTGACCGGCGTGCGCTCAGGTCTGCTCTTCAACCTCATCGATGGGGTCGTGCGCCTGGGCCTCTTTGTGGCCTATTTGCTGGCCATCTCGCAGTGGAAGGAGATCCGCCGTGTGTTCGAATATCACGGCGCTGAGCACATGAGCATCCATGCCTACCAGCAGGGGGGAGAATTGTCGGTGGAGGAGGCCAGCCGCCACGGGCAGGCCCATGCACGATGTGGCACCAGCTTCCTGCTGGTGGTCGTCATGGTCAGTGTGCTGGTCTTTGTGATGTTGCCGCGACCACGCAGTCCCTTGGACCCGCTGGTAGTGGTGCGTCTGCTGTTGGTGCCGCTCATCGCCGGCTTGTCGTACGAATTGCTGCGGCTCGGTGCCAAGTGGCCGCGCAACTTTTTGCTGCGGCCGCTGGTGGCGGTGGGCATGTGGCTGCAGGGCTTGACCACCCGGGTGCCCGATCGGGGGCAGCTGGAGGTCGCGCTGGTGGCCCTGAGGAGCGCACTGGGACAGGACGTGTCGGCGGTGGCTACCGCGTATGCCGACGGAGGGGAAGAGCCGGCCCGGAGTGCTGCCTGA
- the rpmE gene encoding 50S ribosomal protein L31, which yields MKKDIHPEYKVSTVRCACGNSWQVRSTLGDMKLEICSNCHPFFTGKQKLVDSAGRVEKFLKKYGRGKEAEQHDS from the coding sequence TTGAAGAAGGATATCCATCCGGAGTACAAGGTCAGCACGGTGAGGTGCGCCTGCGGCAACTCGTGGCAGGTGCGCTCCACCTTGGGCGACATGAAGCTGGAAATCTGCTCGAACTGTCATCCGTTCTTCACCGGCAAGCAGAAATTGGTGGACTCGGCCGGTCGCGTGGAAAAGTTCTTGAAGAAGTACGGGCGCGGCAAAGAGGCTGAGCAGCACGATTCTTAG